From Rhodococcus sp. B7740:
GACGGTGCGCTTTTCGATGCGCCTGTCCTGTGGCCCGGTGTGCACGACACGTTGGACGAACACTCCGGGAAGATGTACGTGGGCCGGATCGATCTCGCCCGGCTCGACGAGATTCTCGACCTGCGCGATGGTGATCTTGCCTGCCATCGCGGCGAGGGGGTTGAAGTTCATCGCCGTCTTGTCGAACACGAGATTGCCTGCGGTGTCACCGATCTCGGCGTGCACCAGTGCGAAGTCGGCATTGATGGACTCCTCGAGAACGTAGCGCTTGTCGCCGAACACCCGAGTCTCCTTGGGCGGCGACGCGATCGAGACGGATCCGTCGGCGGCGTAGCGCCACGGCATTCCGCCGTCGGCGATGGGGCTGCCCACTCCGGCCGGAGTGAAGAACGCGGGAACACCGTTGCCGCCGGCGCGAAGTCGCTCGGCGAGCGTGCCCTGCGGGGTGAGCTCGACCTCCAGTTCGCCGGCGAGGTACTGGCGGGCGAACTCCTTGTTCTCACCGACATACGACGCGGTGACACGGCGAATGCGTCCGGCTGCCAGCAGGATTCCGAGCCCGTAGCCGTCGACGCCGCAGTTGTTGGAGAACACTTCGAGCTCGGTGGCGTCGGTGTTCGCGATGGCCTCGATGAGGGCGTCGGGGATGCCGCACAATCCGAAGCCACCGACCGCGATGGTCGCTCCTCGGCCGATGTCCGCGACCGCCTCGGCGGCGGACGCGTAGGTCTTTCCAGTCACTTGCAGCTCCTGATGTGTTCGTTGAGCAAACGTTGCACCCAGTGAACCTGAGCTGTGTATTTGGATCCGGCGAATGCTGGTTTTTGCTCGTTCGGTGAACGGATGCGGGCTCGGCGTCCACTGAGTGGACGTACTATGGGCGGGTGACCTCAGCGGAAGCCAACGCAAGTGTGATCGGCAAGATCTGTTCGTTGCTGCGCGCGGCGGGAAGCGAGGAGCCGTCGGGTGCCTCGACCACCGCGCTCGCTCGGGCGACCGGTATCGCGCGACCGACTGCACATCGCCTCTTGGCGTCTCTGGCCGACCAAGGGTTCATCGACCGCGACGCCGCCACCGGCCACTGGTCACTGGGCCCGGAGATCTACCTGCTCGGGTCGATGGCGGCATTGCGCTACGACATCACCGACCAGGCTCGAAAGATAGTGCAGGCGTTGGCTGCCGAGAGCGGAGAGAGTGCGTTCCTGTCGGTCCGGCGCGGAGCGGAGACCGTGTGCCTGCTTCGAGTGGAGGGGAGCTTTCCGCTGCGTTCGCACGTGTTGTACGAGGGGATTCGGCTTCCGCTCGGGGTGGCGTCCGCAGGTCTGGCCATTCTCGCTCACCTTCCCGATCGGGAGGTGGACGAGTACCTGGGTGGAGTCGACTTGGTTCCCGAGTGGGGAGAGACGCACTCGGACAACGCGATTCGACATCGCGTGGGACTCACCAGGACAACGGGGTTCGCCGTGAATCCTGGATTGCTGGTGGAGGGCAGCTGGGGTCTCGGTGCTGCCGTGTTCGACCGTGCCGGAGGTCCTGCGTGGGCGCTGAGCCTGACGGGTGTCGAGACGCGATTCCGTGATGATCGACGACGTGAGCTGGGCAAGCTGCTGCTCGACGCCGCCCACCGACTGACCGTGCAATTGGGGGAGCGTCCCAGCCCCGGCTAACTGTCCATCTCTTCGAGAATGTCCGCGGCGTCCTGACTGCCTGCGGTGGCCAACCGCTGCAACTCCTCGCGGTCGCCGCGTTCACCGGCGAGCTCGACGAGGATGTCGACGGCATCGCTGCTGCCCGCATCGGCGAGAGAGCGGAGTTCGTCGAGGTCGTTTCGAGAACCTGCGAGTTCGACCAACTGGTCGAGGGCGTCGTGATCGCCCTCGTGTGCCCGAGCTCGCAACTCGGCCATCTCGGACGCCGTGAAATCAGGCTCGCTCATGGGGTGGAGTGTAGAACGACGCGGCGAACAATGGCAGGTCAGTCGCCTGCTGTTCGGCTCCAGCATTTTTGTCGGTGGCCCGGGCTACTGTTCTTCTTGTTCGAACATGCGTTCTTGTTTCGGCTCACCGGGGGGGGAAGATGGGTGCTGTACCGACCGTGTCATTGGAGGCGTTGACTGCTGCTGCGCGTGCGGAGAATCGGCAGGCGGCCCGCAAGATCACCGCCTGTTACGAGGTCCATCGGAGCTGGATCACCCACGACATCGAGTGCAAGCATTACAGCCGGTACGGGCGCACCGAAATGGCCGTCGCGTTGGGGTGCTCGGCGACGGTCGCCGAATCGTATATCTCGGTCGGCGTCGCCCTGCACACCCGACTGCCCCTGTTACGGAAAGCATTCGAGGGCGGTGAGGTCGACCTTCCGCGGGTGCGGACGGTGTGCCGGATCCTCGACAACCTCTCCGACGACATCGTCACCTCCGTCGAAGCCGAGGTCGTCGAAGCAGCCCACCGGTTGTCACCGGGTCCGCTCGAGAAGGAGATCTGGGACATCCTGCTGCGGGTCGCCCCGGAAGAAGCAGCGGCACTACGCGAGTTCGCGAAGAGGTTCCGGACCGTCACCTACACCCCGGCCGGGGAACTGGCGCGGATCCGGGCGGAGTTGACCGCTCCGGAAGCTGCCGCTGCGTGGCAGTTGCTCGAGGAGATGGCCGACACCTTGTGCCCGAAAGATCCGCGCGGGAAGAAGGAACGCTTGTGCGATGCGTTCATGGCCCGCATGCACGGTGAATCGCGCTTGGCGTGCCTGTGCCGACGGGATGACTGCCCGAAGGCGGATGCGGTGTTGCCCGATCGGCGGGTGCCGTTGACGATGGTCACGGTCGATATAGCCACCCTGATCGGGTTGCTTGCGAACCCTGCGTATCTGGCCGGGCACGGTTCCATCGATCCTGATCTCGCTCGGGAGTTGGCGCGCAGCAGTCAGTGGCAGATCCTGCTCACCGAAGCAGTTACCCTCGCCGAGAAACTCGGACTGGCTGTGCAGAACCCGGAAACCGGGGAATGGGAACGAACACCGAAAACCCGAGCTCGGGAACAGGACTCAGGGTCGGCAGCGACAGCGGACACGGACGCAGACTCAGGGACGAACACTGCGTCGGGAAGACGCGCTACCGAGACCCACAGCCGCACCGACAGCAACCCGGAGCCCGAGACCGAGACCGAGTCGGAACCCGAGACCGATTCGGAACCTGAGACCGACTCGGAACCCGAGACCGAGGCCGAGTCCTGCTTGACCACAAGCACTTCCGATGATGTCGACTCCGATGCGACCACTGCCCCGGAGGCGGATCCGTCGGACGGATCCGCTGCGCGCGGTGAGCCTGACATCGAATCAACCACCCCAGCTGCACCGGTGTCGGCAGCTCAATCTGCATCCGACCCGGAACCGATTCCGGCAGTGGCTCCGACGCAGCGCAAGCGCCTGGGCCCATGCTCTCACCGGAGTCCGGCACTGCACCCGACCGAACCGAAACAGGCTCTGCTTCAGAGCGACCCGGGACGGTCCCGCCGACATCAGTACCACCACCGACAACGGGCCCCACGCCAGGAACAGTTATCTCGCCGGAACCGGGCACGGCGACGTCACCGACTTCGATGCACAATCAGACGGAGGATCCAGCGGGGGACACCTCTGCCCGTTCAGCTCCTTCCGAGACCGAGACCGAGACCGAGACCGAGACCGAGACCGGGGCAGGCGCGGACAGGCAACGGCGGACGCAATCGTTGACCTCCGCCGCAGCGCTGTTCTGTACCCATACTCCTGTCGGCCGGGGCACACGGCACAGCTCTGCCCTCGACCTGCCCTTCGCAATCCGGCCCAACAGCCGCACGATCCACACACCGGTAAGCCGCACACCCGGGGGCCTCTATCTCGGCAACGCCTCCCTCGCCGCCGCACTCGAAGCCGCCATCGCCGCCGACCCCACCCTCGGAAAGTCGGTACCCCGCGACCCCCTCACCGACCGGGCCCTGATCTACCGACCCGACGCCCTCACCGCCGCAGCGGTCCGGTTCCGCGACAAACACTGCCGCTTCCCCGGCTGCCACCGCCCCGCCGCCCGCTGCCAACTCGACCACGTGAACCCGTTCGACCACAGCAACCCCCTCGGCGGCGGCTGGACCACCGTGGGCAATCTGCAGTGCCTGTGCGAGTACCACCACTGCGTCAAGACCGCCGGCTACTGGAAAGCCGTCATGCTCCCCGGCGGAGCGATCCTGTGGACATCGACATCGAAGACCACCCGAATCACCCTGCCCGCCAACGGCACAGCCGTCCCCATCCTCGGAAACGACCTCAGACCACACATCCCCACCCAACCGGGAAACTCCGGCATCATCGCCTACCCCGACCCAACGGACAACCAACGGCCCGAGACAGACGACACGGCAGCACCGCCGTTCTAGGCGATGCTGCCGTGGATACCAGTGCCCGCTGGGTCAGATCAGGTGCTGAATGTGGTCGCGGGTGAATTCGATGCGCTCGTCTACGCGGCCGTCTCCGACCTTGTTCACCCACTCGGGGTCGGACAGCAGCGCACGTCCGACGGCCACCAGATCGAATTCGTTGTCCTGGAACTGACCGACCAGCGCGTCGAGTCCGGTGACACCGGATGCGGCGTCCTCCGACCATGCCGAGGTGAACACCGAGTCGAGGCCGACCGATCCGACAGTGATCGTCGGAACGCCGGTGAGCTTGCGGGTCCACCCGGCCAAGCCCAGCTTTCCGTCGTTGCCGTCCAGCTCCGGGAATGCCGGATCCCAGTGGCGACGGGTCGAGGCGTGCAGGATGTCCACTCCGGCGTCGACCAGGGGAGTCAGGACTCGTCCGAGTTCCTCGGGGTTCTGTGCGATCCTGGCGTCGAAGTGATTGCTCTTCCACTGCGAGAATCGGTACACGATGGCGAAGTCCTCGCCCACCGCGGCGCGGATCGCGGCGACGACCTGCGCCGGGAAGCGCGTCCGAGCTTCGAGGGAACCGCCGAACTCGTCGTCGCGTACGTTGGTTGTGGCCCAAAGGAATTCGTCGAGCAGATACCCGTGCGCGCCGTGCAGCTCCAGGCCGTCGAAACCGGTGTTCTTCGCGTTGACCGCGGCCTGTACCCACTGCGAGGTGAGTTCGTCGAGGTCGGTGTCGGTGAATGCTCGACCCACCGAAGAACCGTCGAGTGCAATCCCCGACGGGCTGACGGTAGTGACGTCCGGGAACAGGCGGGGTTCGGTGCCGCGCTCGACCCCGAGGTGTCACAGCTGCGGGATGATGGCGCTGCCCTCGGCGTGCACGGCGTCGACGACGCCCTTCCAGCCCTCGAGGCTGGCGTCACCGTAGATCCGCGGGACGCGGGTGTGAGGGCCGGCGGCGGGATCGGGAATGTAGGTGCCCTCGGTGATGATGAGGCTCGTGCCACCGGCAGCGCGTTTGCGGTAGTACTCGGCCACATCGGGACCGGGGACGCCGTCTGGGGAAAAAGCGCGCGTCATCGGGGCCATGGCGAAGCGGTTGCGCAGCTTCAGCGATTTGACCTCGAACGGCTCGAAAAGCCCGGCGGTGGACAGATGCTGTGTGGTGGATGCAGTTTCGGTCACGCCTGCGGGCAACCTGCATCGACACCGAGCTATTCCCGACGCGAGGCTGTTAGCGTCGAAGCCTTATGAGCCCTTCGCCGCTGATCTCTGCCGCCGAACTGCACGACCTCTTCGAGATGGGGCGCGGCCCGGTCGTCCTCGACGTCCGCTTCACGCTCCTCACCGGCAGCGACCGAGCCGGATACGAAGCCGGCCACATCCCGAGCGCGCAATTCGTGGACCTCGACGCGGAGCTGGCGGCTCCGCCCGACAGTCGCGGACGCCACCCGTTGCCCGACGCCGAGACGTTCGTCGCAGCGATGCGCGGTGCCGGGATCGACGACGACTCCTCCGTGGTGGTCTACGACGCAGGCCCAGCAACGGCCGCGGCGCGCGCGTGGTGGCTGCTGCGCTACTTCGGGCACCGCGACGTTCGGGTCCTCGACGGTGGCCTCGCCCAGTGGGTCGCAGCTGGATTTCCGATCGGGACCGAGCCGTCGATCGTGGCGGCCGGATCGTTCACCGCCCGACCATCGCTCGCACGCGTCCTCGATGTCGACGATGTGCTCGACTTCGCGCAGAACAACATCCTGCTCGACGCCCGCGCACCAGAACGGTTTCGTGGAGAAGTGGAGCCGGTGGATCCCGTCGCCGGTCACATCCCCGGTGCGGTCAATCGTCCGACGACCGAGAACGTCGATGCGGATGGGCGTTTCCTGCCTCCCGAGGTACTCGATGGCACATTCGGTGGACTCGTACCCGAGGGGAAGGACGTC
This genomic window contains:
- a CDS encoding CoA transferase subunit A, with protein sequence MTGKTYASAAEAVADIGRGATIAVGGFGLCGIPDALIEAIANTDATELEVFSNNCGVDGYGLGILLAAGRIRRVTASYVGENKEFARQYLAGELEVELTPQGTLAERLRAGGNGVPAFFTPAGVGSPIADGGMPWRYAADGSVSIASPPKETRVFGDKRYVLEESINADFALVHAEIGDTAGNLVFDKTAMNFNPLAAMAGKITIAQVENLVEPGEIDPAHVHLPGVFVQRVVHTGPQDRRIEKRTVSSGVRA
- a CDS encoding IclR family transcriptional regulator, with protein sequence MTSAEANASVIGKICSLLRAAGSEEPSGASTTALARATGIARPTAHRLLASLADQGFIDRDAATGHWSLGPEIYLLGSMAALRYDITDQARKIVQALAAESGESAFLSVRRGAETVCLLRVEGSFPLRSHVLYEGIRLPLGVASAGLAILAHLPDREVDEYLGGVDLVPEWGETHSDNAIRHRVGLTRTTGFAVNPGLLVEGSWGLGAAVFDRAGGPAWALSLTGVETRFRDDRRRELGKLLLDAAHRLTVQLGERPSPG
- a CDS encoding DUF222 domain-containing protein → MGAVPTVSLEALTAAARAENRQAARKITACYEVHRSWITHDIECKHYSRYGRTEMAVALGCSATVAESYISVGVALHTRLPLLRKAFEGGEVDLPRVRTVCRILDNLSDDIVTSVEAEVVEAAHRLSPGPLEKEIWDILLRVAPEEAAALREFAKRFRTVTYTPAGELARIRAELTAPEAAAAWQLLEEMADTLCPKDPRGKKERLCDAFMARMHGESRLACLCRRDDCPKADAVLPDRRVPLTMVTVDIATLIGLLANPAYLAGHGSIDPDLARELARSSQWQILLTEAVTLAEKLGLAVQNPETGEWERTPKTRAREQDSGSAATADTDADSGTNTASGRRATETHSRTDSNPEPETETESEPETDSEPETDSEPETEAESCLTTSTSDDVDSDATTAPEADPSDGSAARGEPDIESTTPAAPVSAAQSASDPEPIPAVAPTQRKRLGPCSHRSPALHPTEPKQALLQSDPGRSRRHQYHHRQRAPRQEQLSRRNRARRRHRLRCTIRRRIQRGTPLPVQLLPRPRPRPRPRPRPGQARTGNGGRNR
- a CDS encoding HNH endonuclease, with amino-acid sequence MTSAAALFCTHTPVGRGTRHSSALDLPFAIRPNSRTIHTPVSRTPGGLYLGNASLAAALEAAIAADPTLGKSVPRDPLTDRALIYRPDALTAAAVRFRDKHCRFPGCHRPAARCQLDHVNPFDHSNPLGGGWTTVGNLQCLCEYHHCVKTAGYWKAVMLPGGAILWTSTSKTTRITLPANGTAVPILGNDLRPHIPTQPGNSGIIAYPDPTDNQRPETDDTAAPPF
- a CDS encoding sulfurtransferase, with translation MSPSPLISAAELHDLFEMGRGPVVLDVRFTLLTGSDRAGYEAGHIPSAQFVDLDAELAAPPDSRGRHPLPDAETFVAAMRGAGIDDDSSVVVYDAGPATAAARAWWLLRYFGHRDVRVLDGGLAQWVAAGFPIGTEPSIVAAGSFTARPSLARVLDVDDVLDFAQNNILLDARAPERFRGEVEPVDPVAGHIPGAVNRPTTENVDADGRFLPPEVLDGTFGGLVPEGKDVAVYCGSGVTAAHQILALELAGIDAALYPGSWSGWITDPARPRA